The proteins below come from a single Roseiflexus sp. RS-1 genomic window:
- a CDS encoding XdhC family protein produces MATLYQTLKACLDAEQPVAVATIVDGAGQIGTKALVRPDEALLGTLGEPALNEAVERDALAMLLRAESGIRTYATSEGEVQVFIETFPPPPTMFIVGAVHIAIPLVTFAKALGFRTVVIDARGAFATPERFAHADELIHAWPDEVLPGRLTSNSFVVLLTHDPKLDDPALKVALPSPARYVGALGSPKTHARRLERLRADGVPEEQLARLHAPIGLKIGSDSPEEIAVSIIAEVVAARHGLTGR; encoded by the coding sequence ATGGCTACGTTATATCAGACACTCAAGGCCTGTCTCGATGCAGAGCAACCGGTCGCAGTGGCAACTATCGTCGATGGAGCGGGGCAGATCGGAACAAAAGCGCTGGTGCGCCCCGACGAAGCGTTGCTCGGCACGCTGGGCGAACCTGCACTCAATGAAGCGGTCGAACGCGATGCGCTGGCGATGCTGTTGCGCGCCGAGAGCGGAATTCGCACATATGCAACCTCTGAAGGAGAAGTGCAGGTCTTTATCGAGACCTTTCCTCCTCCCCCAACCATGTTTATCGTCGGGGCAGTGCACATCGCCATCCCGCTCGTCACCTTCGCCAAAGCACTTGGGTTTCGCACCGTTGTTATCGATGCGCGCGGCGCCTTTGCAACCCCGGAACGCTTCGCCCACGCCGATGAACTGATCCACGCCTGGCCCGATGAAGTGTTGCCGGGACGGTTGACGAGCAACAGTTTTGTGGTGCTGCTGACCCACGATCCGAAACTCGACGACCCGGCGCTCAAGGTTGCGCTGCCTTCGCCAGCGCGCTACGTCGGCGCGCTGGGGAGTCCCAAAACGCACGCCAGACGTCTCGAACGGTTGCGCGCCGATGGCGTGCCGGAAGAACAGCTGGCGCGCCTGCACGCGCCAATCGGGCTGAAGATCGGGTCCGACTCGCCGGAAGAGATCGCCGTGAGTATCATCGCCGAAGTTGTTGCAGCACGCCACGGGTTGACCGGCAGGTAA
- a CDS encoding XdhC family protein, giving the protein MKDVLPAIEQWRARGERVAIATVVKTLGSAPRGVGAKMAVSSSGAMVGSVSGGCIEGAVFDACQEAIRTGKAQLLHFGVADDEAWDVGLACGGIIDVFVEPLEW; this is encoded by the coding sequence ATGAAAGACGTTCTTCCTGCAATTGAGCAATGGCGCGCGCGCGGCGAGCGCGTGGCGATTGCCACTGTGGTGAAGACGCTTGGTTCTGCACCACGTGGTGTTGGAGCAAAGATGGCGGTTTCGTCGAGCGGTGCAATGGTCGGCTCGGTCAGCGGCGGCTGTATCGAGGGCGCTGTGTTCGACGCCTGTCAGGAAGCGATCAGAACCGGCAAGGCGCAATTGCTCCACTTCGGCGTTGCAGACGATGAGGCATGGGATGTCGGGCTGGCATGCGGCGGGATCATCGACGTGTTCGTTGAGCCGCTGGAGTGGTAA